The nucleotide window CAACTTCTGTGTTGAACACACACCCAGACTTATGCAATGGGGAGACCTTATAGGTACATACAGGCACTCTGAAATGACCATCATCCCATGTCTCACTCACAGACCTCAAAGTCAAAATCAGTTGCAATTTTGGATTTAAAAATCAGTCCAATGGAAAAATACATTGGCAACACAAAAATGCTgtattcattttttgttgtttctttccaAAAGATATCAAAACAAAGATaagtttttctcctgttttcttagCACTGAAATGTGACCCTCTCTCAGAGTAGTAACATGAATAACAgtaaatagcatttaaaaataaggtaaagaggctgggtgcagtggctcaggtctgtcatcccagcactttgggaggccgaggggggtggatcacttgaggtcaggagttcgagaccagcctggcaaacatggcgaaaccccatctctactaaaactacaaaaattagctgagtgtggtggtatgcacctgtagtcacagctattcaaaggctgaggcagaagaatcgtttgggcctgggaggtggaggctgcagtgagctgagatcatgccactgcacttactccagcctgggtgacagaccgagtttctatctcttaaaaaaaaaaaaaaaaaaaaaaaagttaaagaaaggaGATGATGCTAGGAAGACTTTGAAGcaaatattcattaattcaatgtTTTATAATGAGACAGGTTAGGGTATGGTATAATAAAAAATCTTGGGATATATGCTATGAAGTTGTATTTTCTATAGTTTaggtaaaagaaaactaaaggttAGAGGTCAAGTGATTTGCTCTAAGTCATAGAGCTAGCACTAGTACCTATATCTTCTAACCTGGTTTCCCCTTATAGCTTACTATAACTTAGAAAACATTAGACAAAACCTGCTGGATTCATAggtttaatgataataataataaataatttttacttgtggcttaaaattatacattaaaGTTTCTACAATTCTAAGCTTAACAAATAGAAAGCCCTTTCCCAAGCCTATTAACATGTAGTACGTGTAATAGGAAGATCTGACATGATTATTTCAGCTACTATATTGGTCATCAGTTGTGGTGTGGTCTATAGGGTCCTTTAAGAGAATGTCTGCCTTGTAAGGCACTAACAACCACCAAAGATGGGAACTAGAGTCTGGTACTTGGAAGCACAGTTATAATCCCTCTCTTCTGTCACCACCACTTACCTTGATGGGTACTTCAGTGAGTAAGCAGCAGCCAAGAATCCACCTAGGTTGTGCCCAAGCAAGATCATTTTGTCCAATCCTAGGGCACATCTCCACTCTTCAATGGATTCCACAAACTGATTCTCCACTTCTTCTGCGTCACTGTCAAACCTGGGTCTACTACTTCGTCCAAAACCCAATAGGTCAAAAGCATAGACAGGTCTGTTGGTGCAAAGATCTCCAAAATTCAGTGCCCAGAGCCCAAGACCTCCTCCAAAACCATGGAGAAGGACAAGTGGAGTcttatttgaaatattatgagaGAACTTCAGTGtccatattttatttccattagaTATATGAACAGGTTCTTTTTTGTATGTGCAAGGCACACctaatgaaaacataaaagagaaattctgtttcattttattacttCTGAGAAGGGAAGTATTCTCAGAGCAACCAAAAATTACAAATCATCTAGTATCCAATCTCATGATTTTAGCTTTCATtgtcagctatttttaaaaagtacacattttATTGAAGTAAATAATCCTAAATGACCATGTTTTACACCTAAGGGGGAAGACCTACCTCAGACAAACCTCAAGTAACCTGTGGTCAAGGTCTTTGGCAAGTCATATTACCTTCTAACTTCTTTCCACATCTATCAAATGAGGGTATTATACTCCTAGAAGTGAAAAGGAACTTAGCGGTTACTGAATCCATTATTTTAAGGTCTCTAGCTTTGCAGACAATTTGTAGAACACTGTCAGGTGTTCTACAATTTCAAGGTGGTATTCTTTTGTTAACTTTGAGTTGAAGTCAGACTCAAAGCcataatttttccttaaaaagtaaTCATGAATTTAGGGAAGGATTACTGGTATCTATATTAAACATGTAAGTGAAACCTTAAGTCATGTCAAAAAAAGTTGACAAAGTATTGTAGGAACTCCTCAGCATGACACACCAGGTAACTTGGGTCCAACTCTAGTAATCTCCTAGAAAAAGCAAATAGTCACAATTTTATAGACCAAAACTCTTTTTTTACCTTCAATGTTGTGGGACTAAATACTTTAAACACTCCCAAAAATTgcctaaaaatgaaattaaatttgaaatcatttatatttaactATCAACTGAACAGCTGCATTTTAGATATACCCTTTAATTATTTATGCATATTCATATACAGTAAACAAGACACCGAAGAAACAAGAGTTTCTGCCTTTTAACCAAAGAAATAATCTCAGGTTTTGTATCCACATAGTGGCAGCAAAGAAGAAACCTAACATTCATTCAGAATATTAATAGAGCACATGCCCTCAAGTTGGGGGAAATACCACTAGTTTAGAAAAGGGGCTGCTTTGGCTTAAGTGCCAAGCCAAACCACTTCAGCATTTTGAACACACACGTCTGCGTATTCCCATAAAAACCATCTGTATAACTATTAGAGAGCTCACTCCACAGTAGCTTACTTTCATGTCTGACACTAAAGCAGAGACCAATTCACATTCCTATTTGCATCCCTAGAACCAAAAGGAAGGGAATCATTATGTCTGTTAAATGCATGAATTGAGAATCTAGTACCCCTTTTTATCTCCtgataagaatttttttattttggtaaatcaCAATGACATCCTTCTTAGTTTTGTAGAGAGCAAGTTTACTCAAGTATATGGAATAGAAGTTCATTATCATGTTAAAAATCCATGTAAtaactgggcgtggtagctcacgcctgtaatcccagcactttgggaggccgaggccttgggaggccgaggcctgacctcacctgaggtcaggagttcaagactagcctggtcaacatggcgaaaccccatctctactaaaaatacaaaaattagccgggtatagtggcaggtgcccgtaatcccagctacttgggaggctgaggcaggagaattgcttgaatccaggaggcagaggttgcagtgagctgagattgtgccactgcactccagcttgggtaacagaacaaggctccatctcaaaaaaaaaattcatgaaagaTGGCTAGTTATCGCTTCCTAAGGATATATCCAGTTATGGTCACTTACTCCTGAAtcattcaaatgcacaaacaaatTCATTAGTggtaaagagaatgaaaaacagGCATGTACAAACATCTGTACCTACATACAAAAATAACACATGAATATGAATGGTACTACTTAATCCACTTCTTTAAGTAGGATCAGCAGAACAAAATTGCACAATAAATACCACTACTTAGAACTACACCCACAGATACGCTGGAATGCCCTGATAGTACAAGTCTGGGTAAATTTTAGTGCtcataaggaggaaaaaaaaagggcttCCACAGCACTATAAATATAGAATCCTAGAATGCTAGAACTAGAAGGAATTCTACAGACCCTTTCATTTTATAAGAATCCTACCCCTTCATTTTATAAGAAATGAGAAGCTGAgcaaagtgacttgtccaagatctTATAACCACCTAGTGGCAGATCTGGGCCTAGACCAAGTTACCTGGGTCCAGTCTAGTACTTCCACTATACAAGGCTGCTTGCTCTGAAACACCTAGAATCTGTTCTCAAAGCATAGTCTCAAGCAGAGTCAGGGGGGTGTCCCTGAGACTCTTTGAGGAGATCCAGgaagtcaaaactattttcatcatAATACTAAGACTTTCTAtttttcactctcattctctAATAGGTATAAAATAGTCTTCCAGAAGTCACATATGTGATTACCTATCAGACTGAAAGCAGAAGCAGCAACCTTATGTCAAGctagacattaaagagatttgtaaACATGTAAACAATGTttggaaagtatttttttctttttttggtacaaattttatttattttaatctgtaatgggtttactattatttttaaagaaattaataaattaacatttttgattattcaattttaatttctaattgaattagaaatgataaatattgatAATAAGCGCATAAACAAATCTCCTTGGGGTCCTTACTAATTTAAGAGCATAACAGGGGCCCAAGACCAAAAAGTTTTAGAACTCCTACCTGCCAGCCCCCGACATTCATTTCTGTACTTTCTAAtgacaaggaaaaggaaaaaagttattttgcCAATAATGAACATACCACAGAATCTTATCTCTAGTTTCAGGGCAATGAGATACATTGGACCTATCTTAGTACACAGCTCATTTAACTTACAAGAAGAAAGGCTTACATTTTAACATCTTCTCTTCAGCTTCTTTAAGGTGTGATGTAGACGTAGGGCACCATGTGGGAAGCCAACCAGTTAGCCACCCTGACCTAGAgcaccaaaaacaaaatacaaataggTGAGTTCATGCTCTTCTCAACTACCAATTGTCACATGCACGGAAGAAAGGCAGCACAGGAAATTTACTACCTGTGTGACGGTAAAGCTATGTGTGACAAAAGTGACCTAACATGCACAAAGCATGGTGGTAAGTACTGGGATACAGATATTCAACTTCAGCCCGTGTACTTACAAGTAGATCTCAAAGTCTATCTTATTCACGGATAGTCAgaatccaaataaacaaaaagaggaTAAAATGGACAgaacaagaaaacacaaaaaatgcaTTCCTCCCCACTGCAAGACAGCCTCTTATTGGGGTAGAAGTGCAAAAAAAGTTAAAGACCAGGAGTAGATTCATTTGAATGATAGTTTCACAGTGAATATAAAAGGTACCTCTATGGGGGTTGAGAAAAGGGGCGCCTTATTAAAATCTGAGATCGATCATTTTTTGGAGGAAACAAAGGCTTCAAATCTCATACGAGTAGTAACATACCCCTAACACAAATGTGGGGGGCTGGTCTGTGTACAATCTCCTTAGGGTGAACTGGTTAACTgttaatagaaatacaaaaaagctTTGGGTTTCAGCAAACAGTAGATGAATAGAATGATCAAAGCATCCATCAGAAGACAGCACAACAAAGAACAAGGAAGCAGATCTGAGGCAACTAGTGAGGAAAGGCATGGGGAGGCTGCAGCTGACATACTTTGCTCGTAGCCAACAAAAGAGAGGGTAAGCCTCAACTCCTGGCCTGGCAGCCACAAACCAAAAGCTTATTGTAATAACCTGACATAATGCAGAGCTTCAGTAGTCATTTGACAGTTAGCAAGGGCTCAGTACATGGCTGGTATTATTTAAAGTGAGAACTTTttgatgaaaaagaaatgaattagaaGAGGAAAAGTGAACTACTGCAGAGTCCAGATGAGAGGTAAGGGCCCAATCCAAGGCTTTGGCAACAGGGATAGAGACAAGAAGATGTAgtcaaagaatatttaaaaggaaaacaggttTGATTTGATAACTGGTTGGATATAATGAAGTTATAATAAGGATTCCCAGGCTTCTCTCTTAGCGTACCACTATAATGACAGACAACACAAGAGTAAGAATAGGTGTGAGAGGAAAATACGCTAAGTTTTGGAAGGGTTGTGATCCAACATCTAGCTTTTCTCACCTTTATAGGTTCATCCTACTATATTTCCCGTCCCTGTAGAATTTATCTGGATATTACGTAtaacaggtactcaataaataatgtTTGCTGAATATTAAGTCACTCACAATCCAGGGGATTCTCAGTCCaaattatccccatttcatagatgtaaaaactgaagttcagaaatgTTAAGCGCCAAGTCCAAGGGTATACAGCTAGTAAGTAAGTGAGTTTGAGTCTGAGCCACTCCAAAGTGCTTTTTTCTCAAATGACTACCTTCCTTAAAATGTCTGAAGAGTTGCCCATTACCTACAGGATAAAGTCTATATTTTCCTGGACCTGCACAGAAGGTACTTTGCAATCCATCCACAGCCTATCTCCAtcccatcttttcttttctttttatacattgtacTTTTTCCAGTACCTCATATCTCTCAAAATTTCATATGATTACATGTCTCTACGGCTTTGCATAgctcttataaattactcagtctcaggtagttctttatagcagcatgagaatggactaatacacaggccattaaaataaaagaactcaTGATTTTTAGAGGTTAAAGGTGAAGCTCTTTTGTCCTTGACCAGCCATTAGGTCTATATTTAACCATAAAAATATGAACTAGTACCAACAAGAAATTACTTACAACTCAATCTCATCCATTGTCTTAAACAAACATCCCTCGAACCATATGACAATTATTTGCCAGAGAGAAATCagaagtcaattaaaaaaatattacagTGAAATGAAGTATAAGCTACTATTGGTCCAATTGGTATCACAGACAAACTGGggcaaagaaaacacaaatgcaTTCTTTGCATTAAAAaaggatactttttaaaaaaaatgacactcaaaaaataattcagacactgaatacctactatgtacaaAGCACCACAGTTTAAAAAGTTACATACCAGCCTGTAATGGAAGAATCATGCCTACCTCCACCAACTTACCACTTACCACAAAACCAACTTTCAAACAATGGGACTGTCTGTCCATGGATTTGCCTTCTAGTGACCAGCTCAACTCAGAGAAGGGGCAAAACATGTTTTCATGTTTGTAAGCTTACATTAAAAAGTGGGGATCTTCAACCATAAGAAGAGGCACCAACTCTCTTCCGGTtttcacagaagcattttcatcaaaacaggtgattttttaaagtgggtttttttctaacagaaaaatatatatttaacaaaacatAGCAAGATATTTTCACTCTTAATGGAATTGTAAAGATAGCACTCTTCCCCTAAGccctgataatgtttctgtccagtttcaCTTTAACCAGATGATTAAATGTTTTACAGAAACTATCCTCTGCTTCTTACTCTACAGGATTAAGTGTTATATACATAATAGGCTCCAAGGAACATTTCCAATGAGTAAAAAGCAAGGGCCTTATCTTTTCCACCCTTTAGTTGATTCCTGTTTGTTCAAAGGTCTCATACCTTACCTTACAACCTCTATTGCTTCAAACCTTTAAAACTTACCCACCCAACTCTACCTCCTGTCTTCAGGGTAAATTAGTCTCACCTTCAAAGAGACCCTTTGCCCCCTCCCCAGTGGTATCCTATGCCATTCAGTGTTGCTCAGCATTCCTAGGTTTAGTATATAGAAGACTGGAACTAAGGACACAGGACTGAAGCTTGTCAGCTTGAAGAATTCTGCCATTCTTCTGAGATCACAAAATTCAAGGCAAAAATTAAATTCACACAGCCCACCTATAAAACAGTAAACTAGATTCAATGCCTCTTCCTCATAGCTttggaaaataaacagaaaagcaaaacctaacttctctattttatttaaggAGACAAGCAATAAACACTATCATCCATCACTGAGGCCTAAATTCAAAAGTGACCAAAGTGTCAACTGTAATACAAAGAGAAGTCATTCACCACAGGAACCTATAGCTTTCTAATAGTAAGCATCTATGACATGGGGAAAGCTTACCAACGCAAGCCAAAAAGTTTTCTACACAGCCCCATCAGTTGGGCACTTACCTTATTAGCAAGGCAAAGGATATAAGCCCTAAAGCATCTaatcacagaaacaaaaacaaaaaataaaaggattattGTTTTATAACCATTGTAATGCAAACTGAGAATCTTTTTAGTGAGCAGACTTTTGagtaaaaaaagttataaaagatCACATCAGAGGTGACAATTCTAAGGAAAGCCAAGTAAGATGTGCTTAACATATTAATTGAGTATATTTTACCTAAGAATCTGACTTTAAGTATCCTGAGTGAGAGATAGACACCACTTTTTCCATTAACTTTTTAcgcaatcttttttaaaaaatattacgtCGTACTTATACTCCATACTATCAACACTTAAGTTTCCTGGCAAtctctgttttgttctttaaCACATCTGTCTATCTACAGTATTACTAAACCTGAATTGCACAATCTATAAACATTATGAAACAGTGAAAGAGGTTTCAAAGTATTCTGAAGAAAATATGCAGAAATCTGGCCAGTTTCCACACACTCTTGGCCACTTAACATTTCTAATTAGGTTATAAGTAACGAggatttatttcattatattaaaattttgtttaaaatggcCTCCATTCCTATTCTAGTACAGTTGAGAGAGAAAAATCATATAACCTTATTGCTCTTGATAAACTAACCTAAGCACAGTATTCTATCTCATTCAAAGAAACCATGAggctttgatttttattataaatatccaAATGAATTACgggtatgaatatatatatttatttatatttacatttatatttatctgaCATACTTCCTCAACCAATGACTAAAAACTTCCAAATTGGAAATTACAACACTTGGGTAAATAAAGACCTTTCTTGGGAATTGACTTTTTAAATCCTATTcctgggaaagagaaaaagaaaagaaaaaagagtactttgggaggctgaggtgggaggattgcttgagctcagtcaggaggtcaagaccagctgcctggcacatgcctgtagtc belongs to Pongo pygmaeus isolate AG05252 chromosome 2, NHGRI_mPonPyg2-v2.0_pri, whole genome shotgun sequence and includes:
- the ABHD5 gene encoding 1-acylglycerol-3-phosphate O-acyltransferase ABHD5 isoform X3, producing the protein MAAEEEEVDSADTGERSGWLTGWLPTWCPTSTSHLKEAEEKMLKCVPCTYKKEPVHISNGNKIWTLKFSHNISNKTPLVLLHGFGGGLGLWALNFGDLCTNRPVYAFDLLGFGRSSRPRFDSDAEEVENQFVESIEEWRCALGLDKMILLGHNLGGFLAAAYSLKYPSRVNHLILVEPWGFPERPDLADQDRPIPVWIRALGAALTPFNPLAGLRIAGPFGLSLVQRLRPDFKRKYSSMFEDDTVTEYIYHCNVQTPRVPTV
- the ABHD5 gene encoding 1-acylglycerol-3-phosphate O-acyltransferase ABHD5 isoform X4 gives rise to the protein MAAEEEEVDSADTGERSGWLTGWLPTWCPTSTSHLKEAEEKMLKCVPCTYKKEPVHISNGNKIWTLKFSHNISNKTPLVLLHGFGGGLGLWALNFGDLCTNRPVYAFDLLGFGRSSRPRFDSDAEEVENQFVESIEEWRCALGLDKMILLGHNLGGFLAAAYSLKYPSRVNHLILVEPWGFPERPDLADQDRPIPVWIRALGAALTPFNPLAGLRIAGPFGLSLVQRLRPDFKRKYSSMFEDDTVTEYIYHCNVQTPRLFLGQDIMYMQINQKNSTRK